The proteins below come from a single Triticum aestivum cultivar Chinese Spring chromosome 5D, IWGSC CS RefSeq v2.1, whole genome shotgun sequence genomic window:
- the LOC123121030 gene encoding protein argonaute MEL1: MAYRGGGGRGAPAGGGRGATRWPPPRASSAPRPAATAPVVADNATGPHQGAYQHGVVVRNPAPAPYATVRAPSPTPVTIRAPSPTPATIRAPAPTPSPAAARVSAPAPAPPTPAAVANELEHKIFNTETVLARPAAAAAATQEEQAEADLAPVSGLTHPARPGAGTIGKKVMIRANHFLVNVADNNLFHYDVSINPESKSRAVNREVLSELIKLHGKTSLGGKLPAYDGRKSLYTAGSLPFESEEFSVTLVDPEKKDKEKAEREYKITIRIAGRTDLYHLQQFLKGRQRDMPQETIQVLDVVLRESPSWNYVTVSRSFFSTTFGHRGDIGEGLECWRGYYQSLRPTQMGLSLNIDISATSFFKPVTVVQFVLEFLNLRDASRPLTDRDRVKIKKALRGVRVETNHQEDQIRRYKITGITPVPMSQLIFPVDERGTRMSVVQYFMQRYKYNLQYTSWPCLQSGSDARPVYLPMEACKIVEGQRYSKKLNDKQVTNILRATRQRPQQREQSIREMVLHNKYAEDKFAQEFGINVCSDLVSVPARVLPPPMLSYHDSGKEKTCAPSVGQWNMINKKMINGGIIDNWACVSFSRIPPEEVHRFCCDLIQMCNMTGMSVNPRPLVDNRSANPNHIENALRDVYRRTTEMLGKQGHEKQLQLLIVILPEVSGSYGKIKKVCETDLGIVSQCCLPRHAARPNKQYLENVALKINVKVGGRNTVLERAFVRNGIPFVSEVPTIIFGADVTHPPPGEDSASSIAAVVASMDWPEITKYRGLVSAQPHRQEIIEDLFSVTKDPQRGNVNGGMIRELLIAFRRKTGRRPERILFYRDGVSEGQFSHVLLHEMDAIRKACASLEEGYMPPVTFVVVQKRDHTRLFPDVHGRRDMTDKSGNILPGSVFELMTCHPTDFGFYLCNNTNIQGTSCNYHVLYDENNFTADALQSLTKKLCNTYARCVPGLSTVAPAFYAHVKARVCTRHYMEGDGSTGELNIKLLGGGDNPDTGRPRKRHRKEESGSSSQSADHPTLGGNRISNISNAGRVPFVDYVKAHRDSFIVKVRVQDCTSTVVGKQEDRYDFDDIGRVLGSSFLIAYFDTHKENLTWESQEWLRVKMILTRISMSSY; this comes from the exons ATGGCCTACCGCGGAGGCGGAGGCCGGGGCGCGCCGGCGGGAGGAGGGCGTGGGGCCacgcgctggccgcctccgcgcgCGTCTTCAGCGCCTCGCCCCGCCGCGACGGCGCCCGTGGTGGCCGACAACGCCACGGGGCCGCACCAGGGCGCCTACCAGCACGGCGTCGTCGTCCGCAACCCCGCGCCGGCGCCCTACGCCACCGTCCGCGCGCCTTCCCCGACGCCGGTCACCATCCGCGCGCCCTCGCCCACGCCGGCCACCATCCGCGCTCCTGCTCCGACGCCTTCGCCGGCCGCGGCCCGCGTCTCCGCCCCCGCTCCCGCTCCGCCGACCCCCGCGGCCGTCGCCAACGAGCTGGAGCACAAGATCTTCAACACCGAGACCGTGCTGGCGCgtcccgccgccgcggccgcggcgaCGCAGGAGGAGCAGGCCGAGGCGGACCTCGCGCCGGTGTCAGGTCTCACCCACCCCGCGCGTCCCGGCGCCGGCACCATCGGCAAGAAGGTGATGATCCGCGCCAACCACTTCCTCGTTAACGTCGCCGACAACAACCTCTTCCACTACGAT GTTTCAATTAATCCGGAGTCAAAATCAAGAGCTGTGAACAGGGAGGTACTCAGTGAGCTAATCAAGTTGCACGGGAAGACATCCCTTGGGGGCAAATTGCCTGCCTATGATGGAAGAAAGAGTCTCTACACTGCAGGCTCACTCCCTTTTGAGTCTGAGGAGTTTTCTGTTACACTGGTTGATCCCGAAAAGAAAGACAAAGAAAA GGCTGAAAGGGAGTACAAGATCACCATTCGGATTGCTGGGAGGACAGACCTGTACCACCTCCAGCAGTTTCTCAAAGGAAGACAGAGGGATATGCCTCAAGAAACCATCCAAGTTCTTGATGTTGTCCTCAGGGAGTCACCATCCTGGAA CTATGTCACAgtgtccagatccttcttctccaccacctTTGGTCACAGAGGAGACATTGGTGAAGGATTAGAGTGCTGGAGAGGTTACTACCAGAGCTTACGCCCAACCCAGATGGGGCTGTCACTCAATATAG ATATATCTGCAACATCCTTCTTCAAGCCTGTGACAGTGGTCCAGTTTGTGCTAGAGTTCCTCAACTTACGTGATGCCTCGCGGCCTCTGACAGACAGGGACCGTGTTAAG ATAAAGAAAGCACTCCGTGGGGTGCGTGTCGAAACAAACCACCAGGAAGACCAAATCAGAAGATACAAGATAACAGGGATTACTCCTGTTCCCATGAGCCAGCTCAT ATTTCCTGTTGATGAGAGAGGAACAAGAATGTCAGTTGTTCAGTACTTCATGCAAAGATACAAATACAATTTGCAGTATACTTCTTGGCCCTGTTTGCAGTCTGGAAGTGATGCTCGGCCTGTGTATCTGCCTATGGAG GCGTGCAAGATTGTTGAAGGGCAAAGGTACTCTAAGAAACTGAATGACAAGCAGGTCACCAACATACTTAGAGCTACCCGTCAACGTCCCCAGCAGAGGGAGCAAAGCATTCGTGAG ATGGTTCTGCACAACAAGTATGCTGAGGACAAGTTTGCTCAGGAGTTCGGAATCAACGTCTGCAGTGACCTGGTCTCTGTTCCAGCCCGTGTGCTGCCTCCCCCCATG TTGAGTTATCATGATTCTGGAAAGGAGAAAACTTGTGCGCCAAGTGTTGGACAGTGGAACATGATTAACAAG AAAATGATCAATGGAGGAATCATAGACAACTGGGCCTGTGTGAGTTTTTCACGCATACCTCCTGAGGAGGTACACAGGTTCTGTTGTGATCTGATTCAGATGTGCAATATGACTGGAATG TCTGTCAATCCAAGGCCACTTGTAGACAACCGATCAGCTAACCCCAACCACATCGAGAATGCCTTGAGGGATGTCTACAGGAGGACTACCGAAATGCTTGGAAAACAGGGACACGAAAAACAGCTACAACTGTTAATCGTAATCCTACCTGAAGTCAGTGGTTCTTATG GGAAAATCAAGAAGGTTTGCGAGACCGACCTTGGGATCGTGTCTCAGTGTTGCCTGCCAAGGCATGCTGCCAGACCGAACAAGCAATATCTGGAGAATGTTGCACTCAAAATCAATGTGAAG GTCGGAGGACGCAACACAGTTCTGGAGAGAGCTTTTGTGCGAAATGGCATACCGTTTGTGTCCGAAGTCCCAACAATCATCTTTGGTGCTGATGTTACACACCCCCCACCTGGAGAGGACTCTGCATCATCTATTGCTGCG GTGGTGGCATCAATGGACTGGCCAGAGATCACCAAGTACAGAGGTCTTGTCTCTGCTCAACCACACAGGCAGGAGATAATTGAAGACCTCTTCAGTGTCACCAAAGACCCACAGAGGGGTAATGTCAATGGTGGCATGATCAG GGAGCTACTGATTGCCTTCCGCAGGAAGACAGGCCGGAGGCCTGAGAGGATACTCTTCTACAG GGATGGTGTAAGTGAAGGCCAATTCAGCCATGTTCTGCTTCATGAAATGGACGCAATCAGGAAG GCCTGCGCCTCATTGGAGGAGGGGTATATGCCCCCAGTCACCTTTGTGGTTGTCCAGAAAAGGGATCACACCAGGCTGTTCCCTGATGTTCATGGGAGGCGTGATATGACTGACAAGAGTGGGAACATACTTCCTG GAAGTGTGTTTGAACTCATGACCTGCCACCCAACAGACTTTGGCTTTTACCTGTGCAACAATACCAACATACAG GGAACAAGTTGTAATTACCATGTTCTTTATGATGAGAACAATTTCACGGCTGATGCGCTTCAATCCCTGACGAAGAAGCTCTGTAATAC CTATGCTCGGTGCGTTCCAGGACTCTCCACAG TGGCACCGGCTTTTTATGCTCATGTAAAAGCTAGAGTCTGTACTCGCCACTACATGGAAGGGGACGGCTCAACTGGGGAACTAAATATTAAACTTCTTGGTGGTGGTGACAA TCCGGATACTGGAAGGCCTCGTAAAAGGCATCGGAAGGAAGAATCGGGTTCTTCATCTCAATCGGCCGATCACCCAACTTTGGGAGGCAACAGAATATCCAACATAAGTAATGCCGGTCGCGTCCCTTTTGTGGACTATGTTAAAGCACATCGCGATAGTTTCATCGTCAAAGTGAGAGTTCAGGACTGTACCTCTACAGTTGTAGGTAAACAGGAAGATAGATATGATTTTGACGACATCGGTAGGGTACTCGGTAGTAGTTTTCTTATAGCTTACTTTGACACACACAAAGAGAACTTGACGTGGG AAAGCCAAGAGTGGCTACGAGTCAAGATGATTTTGACAAGGATATCCATGTCCTCGTATTAA